ACTGTACTCATATCATTCTTGGCGTGTTAAGATGCACACTATTTATTATCATGCAATGTAACCAGATTAAGGAAAattaccattttatttatcatgcTTAACCATTAAAGATGAATAAATGTAACacaaatttcaatattttaaaaacatttagctTGTTTACAGATACATCTTCAGTCATCAGTTGAAAAATTCAGAcaatgtacaaataaacaaatacacatgGTTGTTAGATGGGCTCATCAGAATGATATGCTGCtgtcaataaaaacataaagttAGTGTACTTATCTCTTCAAatagcaatccatccatccattttctaattcATATCTAATTCTTATCCCGTTGAGAGATGCAGGGAGCTGGTGCCTTTCCCacctgacttcgggcgaaaggcggactataccctgaactggtcactggTCAGTCCTAGCGCACACAAGACAGACAGATAACCATTCTCACTCAGAACCATACTGTCACTTAGTGGGAACTGCACACACACTTCCTGCACCAAAGCCAGGCGAACGTACCACTTCACTGTCTGTGACtttcttcaaatatttaaatgtcacttgctttatttaaaaaaataataataataataatgcccttatattattatttttgtgatggGACATTTAATCTAACAATAACAGTGTTTAATAGGCTTTATATATCTGAAAGATAATTTATGTTTGCTTAGTCTGTGCTGATGAGGAGAGTATTCCTCtatcatcattatttatttagttaatttATGTGGGAACTTGTATCACTTGGTTCTCATTGACAATTACCTTAATTTGGTTACAGGCAGGCATCCAATACAGTATACGTGTGCATGTTAACATACTAGAGTATTGCCAGTACAGTGTTTACAGTTATGCAACATGTTCTTTtcgtaaaaaaataatagtaagtACGTAGGATCAAGTTCCTTTTGCAGCTGTGTAATTGCTATCACACAAGTACCGTTAAACATTTGAAGCAAAGAGTGTGTATCCCAACTGGAGTTCATAAATCTACACCGTTTGACCACATTTTAGGGTTCACATGATTTTCATGTTGAATTGTATGGGTGTCTCTGCCGGACTAgcctcttctgcttcttctttacGTGGCACATACTCAACCTCTATACTTGGTTTTGCGTTGTTCTTCCCTCTGCTCCAGAGGAAAATAATTACAAGACAGAAGAGTACAACACCAAGGAATGAGATGAACCCCATTGTGGTTGCAATGATTAGTGTCTTTACATCAAATGGAAATGGAATTGTGGTCCGGGTCACATTTGCACCTTCATCGCTGGGTTGGTTGGAAATGAAGGCAAATGTCTTGTTTGGTTGATGAGGCCAATTAGGGGAGTAGCTATGCACAAAAAGATGAGCAACTTTGGTGTCATTGCCTGCTGCATTGCTTGCAATGCACAAGTAGGTCCCGTTGTCTTGGATTTGGGCATAACGAACCTCTAGTCTGCCGTCATCGGACACAGAAAGTCTTGTCCCCACAGTTTTGGTGGTGATGTATTCTTTCTTAGGAGAGAGCCACATGATGACAGGGGCTGGCTCACCCTCAGCTTGGCAAGTAAAACTGACTGTAGTTCCTTCATCCACATGGCTCTCTTGAACCTTGTTATCCACAATCTTCGATTTATGGCAGATGAAATAATCAGAAGGCAGGATATCTGGGAAGTCCTTGAACTCCTTTCCCTGCACAACATCAGGTGACGAACAGATAGGCTGCTGTCTATTAAAGTTTAACCTCCACCGCCGGCGGAAAACCCAGAGCAAGCGACAGTCACAGGCCAAAGGGTTGTCATGCAAAGCCAGAGTTTCCAAATTACCCACCGAGTGGAAGACAGACTCCTCCAGGGTGCTCAATCTATTACTAGAAACATTGAGAATGTGCAGATGATTTAGTCCTCGGAAAGAGTATGGCTCAATGGCAATTAATCTGCCACCAGCCAAATGAAAAATCTGGAGCTTTTGTAGATTGTGAAATTGGTTCCCTTCGACAGTAAGAATGGGATTAAAAGACAGATTTAGAAATCGTAAATAATTCAGGTGGCTGATAGCCTGGTAAGGGATGGAAGTGAAATTACAATTAGTGATTGCTAAAGATGTCAGATTCATTCCAAACAAGCATTTTGGGGTCATGGTATCCAGGGAAGGCATCTGTGATATTTCTAGAACTCTGAGCCTATACAGCCGCTTAAATGAATAATCCCTAATGGCAGTGATGTTCAGATACCGTAATCGAAGTGACAGCAGGTTGTGCAGATGGCTCAGGGCATCAGTGGGCACTGAAGACAGCTTGTAACCCTCAATGTTGAGGGTTTCAAGATTGCTGAGGCCATGAAACGATCGTGGTGAAATGAAAACGAGGTCATTGTCACCGACTTCCAGTACCCTCAAGTTGTAGAGCTCCTGGAACATGTAGTCCAGCAGAATGACAATTTTATTCTCACTAATATCCAGCTGTGTAAGGTTATTAAGTCCTGTGAACACCCCAAGCTGAATGAGCTTCAGATGGTTGTTGCGCAACCCGAGATTCCGTAGATTCATGAGGTTGCTAAAAGCCCCTGACTCAATGGAGGAAATGGTGTTTTCATTTAGCTGCAGCTCCTCCAGCTGTGGGTAGTTGATAAATTCCTCTGGCCCAAGAAGTTTTAGACGATTCTTGCTCAGATCCAGGAGCTTTGTTTCAGTGGGGATGCCTTCGGGGAAAGTAGCCAATCGTCTTCGATGGCACACGACCGAGCGCTCTTGGGCATTGCAGTCACATCGGGAAGGGCATCCGGTGGTTGAGCCAGAGAGGACGGTGCCCAACATCAGGACGAGGATGGGCTGCCAGCACGCCACTAAGTAGCTGTGCCCCCCTGCCTCAGCAGAGACCATCCTACTGTCAACCTATGGAGatataggggaaaaaaacaaacagttgagGGTGGATGTAGATAAAAATAACCTTAGTCTCAATCAGGCACATAGATACGGTGCTCAGTTTATGACGAGATTCCATTCCTATGGCAGTGGTGTAACCCCTgtagatttatatatatatatatatatatatatatatatatatatatatatatatatacatacatacacatacacacacacacacacacacacacacacacacatatttagcctttgtttattttgaccaaAGCAATTCAAAGAGCTTCTATTAAGACACATGGGaactgctttaaaaaataatgcctACTGCCTttattagggatgtcccgatccaactttttcacttccgatctgaTATCGATATTGCCAGCCTTGAATTTCGCCCAATACCGATATCTGTTCAATccaatatcagcaataatctTACTTATTTTggagtatggaatgttagaaaaggtttgattaagtgatattactcagagaacaataatcagcaacagtaggtatgagaaaaactgacccatttattattattacgtaaAATAAGTAAGTAAAAATAAGACTGTATTACAGGtgtaatgaatgaaaattatattaggaaatcctgaaaataacttcaaataaaactaataaaaatatatttttaaattggaacCTAACCACTTTTTAACTTAAACATACCCaaagcatattctacatttgaatagataaaataaaaaatacatcagaaaaccatgaaaaataatctcaagaaataattaaaaaaaaaagttatacttttaaagtacaaaataacaaagttcaatttcgtttttttttttttttgtcagtatatTGTGGGAACATCATTTACTTTCTCCACATTTGTGGCAACACACTTCTGAACTTCTTGACGcaactggggtttagttttatttactGTTCCTGCAGAAGTCATGATCGAATATTGGTATTGTAACTCATTTTTCACAgcgtttgaagaatatatgccagagagtattgttatattgcctgtttgtatgtggttatacagcgtttgtgtaccaatattccttattttgagagatataagtgCCACGAGTTCAATGATTAGTGAGGGGGAAGTTGGAAAGGCacaaaagaggatgaaaaatggaaaggcagttggtccggaTGACATTCCTGTATAGGTATGGAAGCACGTAAGGGAGgtgactgtggagtttttgaccagattgttcaacagaattctagtgggtgagaagatgcctgaggaatggaggaaaagtgtactggtgcccatttttaagaataagggtgatgtgcagagctgtgggaactatagaggaataaagttgatgagccacacaatgaagttacgggaaagagtagtggagactAGACTCAGGATAGAAGTGcttatttgcgagcaacagtatggtttcatatctagaaagagtaccacagatttgccttgagggtgttgatggcgAAGTAAAGAGGTCAGAAGGCgcaacattgtgtctttgtagatgtagagaaagccaatgacagagtacccagagaggaactgtggtcctgcatgcggaagtctggagtggcagagagctatgttagaatagtacaggacatgtctgagggcagcagaacagtcgtgaggtgtgctgtcgatgtgacagaggagtttaaggtggaggtgggacggCATCAGCGTTctgccctgagccccttcttgtttgcagtgttgatggatagactgacagatgaggttcgaCTGGAattcccgtggaccatgatgtttgcagatgacattgtgatctgcagtaaaagcagggagcaggcggaggaacagttagaaaggtggaggcatgcactggaaaggagaggaatgaagattagctgaagtaaaacagaatatatctgCATGAAAGAGAGGCAtggaggggggagagtgaggctacagggagaagagatagcaacggtggaggactttaaatacttggggtcaaccgtccagagcaatggtgagtgtggtcaggcagtgaagaaacgggtccaagcaggttggaacgggtggaggaaggtgtcaggtgtgttatatgacagaagagtctctgctaggatgaagggaaaagtttataaaacagtggtgaggccagccaaaatgtatggattagagacagtgccactgaagagacaacaggaagcagagctggaggtggcggataTGAAGATGCTGtggttcgctctaggagtgaccaggttgaataaagttagaaatgagctcatcagagggacgcccaaagtttgatgttttggagacaaagttagagagagcagaattttatggtttggacatgtccagaaaAGAGTGagttggtagaaggatgatgaagatggagctgccaggcaagagagctagaggaagaccaaagcaaaggttgatagatgtagttagggaagacatgagggcagttggtgttagggAGTAGGATGCAGgaaataggcttacatggaaaagggtgACACGCTGTGGCttcccctaacgggacaagccgaaaggaaaagaagaagtagaagCAAGCAACATTAACTCtgactccttgctactatgttagcaccttagcaagcTGTTGATGTGATCACCTGGGATCTGCAAACCGTCCACGTGCTACTGGATAAAAGTGCTGGAGCAGAGCGGAgcatggactgcttgtataaaaGTACTTAAATCGGAGATTTTACATCCAGTCCAATCTGATACTCGTTTTTTGGttcaaagatcggatcgggacacaaCTAACCTGTATGTTTCATTTGACAGAATTTTTGTGAACATAACAAATTACTTCTGACTGGCATGATGATCTGGGAGGAATATACAGTACCGGGGATTGAGAATTTGATTTTCACTTCGAGGTAGGGCCACGGGCgtgctgagcctatcccagctatcttcaggcgtgaggcggggtacaccttgaactggtcgccagc
This sequence is a window from Phycodurus eques isolate BA_2022a chromosome 2, UOR_Pequ_1.1, whole genome shotgun sequence. Protein-coding genes within it:
- the lingo1b gene encoding leucine-rich repeat and immunoglobulin-like domain-containing nogo receptor-interacting protein 1-B; translated protein: MTVLVDSRMVSAEAGGHSYLVACWQPILVLMLGTVLSGSTTGCPSRCDCNAQERSVVCHRRRLATFPEGIPTETKLLDLSKNRLKLLGPEEFINYPQLEELQLNENTISSIESGAFSNLMNLRNLGLRNNHLKLIQLGVFTGLNNLTQLDISENKIVILLDYMFQELYNLRVLEVGDNDLVFISPRSFHGLSNLETLNIEGYKLSSVPTDALSHLHNLLSLRLRYLNITAIRDYSFKRLYRLRVLEISQMPSLDTMTPKCLFGMNLTSLAITNCNFTSIPYQAISHLNYLRFLNLSFNPILTVEGNQFHNLQKLQIFHLAGGRLIAIEPYSFRGLNHLHILNVSSNRLSTLEESVFHSVGNLETLALHDNPLACDCRLLWVFRRRWRLNFNRQQPICSSPDVVQGKEFKDFPDILPSDYFICHKSKIVDNKVQESHVDEGTTVSFTCQAEGEPAPVIMWLSPKKEYITTKTVGTRLSVSDDGRLEVRYAQIQDNGTYLCIASNAAGNDTKVAHLFVHSYSPNWPHQPNKTFAFISNQPSDEGANVTRTTIPFPFDVKTLIIATTMGFISFLGVVLFCLVIIFLWSRGKNNAKPSIEVEYVPRKEEAEEASPAETPIQFNMKIM